In Prosthecochloris sp. GSB1, the following proteins share a genomic window:
- a CDS encoding SO_0444 family Cu/Zn efflux transporter produces the protein MTAVVATVFSIIAASWDVLLESAPWMLLGFFAAGLFRAFLPADFIAKHLGGNGLSGVVKASAFGVPVPLCSCGVLPAAAGLKERGAGKGPVASFLVSTPETGVDSIAVTYALLDPLMTVVRPVVSFVTAIAAGMAVSFSEQFGKRESPRASGADEAEACNGGSCSCGGKKTPSKESAGVKFRSGMAFAFGELLGDIGKWFLFGVLLAGCITVLVPPDLMAGLAGSEYLSMAAMLAVAIPLYVCATASTPIAAALALKGISPGAALVFLLAGPATNIASLTVVSRLLGKRAAGVYLLVIIVMSFAAGMLVNHLYGYLGLDITGWAQSGMHEENGVVEIFSALLLLALTFRAVFRAKD, from the coding sequence ATGACCGCTGTTGTTGCAACTGTTTTTTCGATTATCGCGGCCTCCTGGGACGTGCTGCTCGAGTCCGCACCCTGGATGCTGCTCGGTTTTTTTGCCGCCGGCCTGTTTCGTGCTTTTCTTCCCGCGGATTTTATCGCGAAGCATCTCGGAGGAAACGGCCTTTCGGGAGTTGTCAAAGCTTCTGCCTTCGGCGTGCCGGTTCCCCTTTGCAGTTGCGGGGTGCTTCCCGCGGCGGCGGGGTTGAAGGAGAGGGGCGCCGGAAAGGGGCCTGTTGCATCCTTTCTCGTTTCGACACCCGAAACGGGGGTCGATTCCATTGCGGTGACCTATGCCTTGCTCGATCCGTTGATGACGGTCGTACGCCCGGTTGTATCGTTCGTTACGGCCATTGCCGCAGGCATGGCGGTCTCATTTTCCGAGCAGTTCGGGAAGCGGGAGTCACCTCGCGCATCCGGGGCCGATGAGGCCGAGGCGTGCAATGGAGGTTCCTGCAGCTGCGGCGGAAAGAAAACGCCGTCGAAGGAGAGCGCGGGCGTGAAATTCCGGTCGGGCATGGCCTTCGCGTTCGGCGAGCTGCTCGGCGATATAGGCAAGTGGTTTCTTTTCGGCGTCCTGCTCGCAGGCTGTATCACCGTGCTTGTTCCGCCCGACTTGATGGCCGGGCTGGCCGGAAGCGAGTATCTCTCGATGGCCGCCATGCTCGCCGTCGCCATTCCGCTTTACGTCTGCGCGACGGCATCGACGCCCATTGCGGCGGCGCTTGCCCTGAAAGGGATTTCTCCGGGAGCGGCCCTTGTTTTTCTGCTTGCGGGACCGGCGACCAATATCGCCTCCCTCACCGTTGTATCGCGCCTGCTCGGAAAGAGAGCGGCCGGCGTCTACCTGCTGGTTATCATCGTCATGTCGTTCGCGGCGGGCATGCTCGTCAATCATCTCTACGGCTATCTCGGTCTGGACATTACCGGCTGGGCGCAAAGCGGGATGCATGAAGAAAACGGCGTGGTCGAGATTTTCTCAGCCTTGCTGTTGCTTGCGTTGACATTCCGGGCCGTTTTTCGGGCGAAGGATTGA
- a CDS encoding ArsR/SmtB family transcription factor: protein MKAGSEAASRKNEETCRERCFHPGLVESVKKAMTGEEKLFELAELFKALGDSTRIRILSALCRSELCVCDLASILDMNQSAVSHQLRVLRAGKIVRSRKEGKNVYYSLDDRHVSMLMDIGLEHVSGNPE from the coding sequence ATGAAAGCCGGATCTGAAGCGGCGTCGCGAAAAAACGAAGAGACGTGCAGGGAGCGGTGTTTTCACCCGGGGCTTGTCGAGAGCGTGAAGAAGGCGATGACCGGAGAAGAGAAACTGTTCGAACTGGCCGAACTGTTCAAGGCTCTCGGTGACAGCACCAGGATAAGGATTCTCAGCGCCCTCTGCCGTTCCGAGCTTTGCGTGTGCGATCTCGCGTCTATTCTTGACATGAACCAGTCCGCGGTTTCCCACCAGTTGCGGGTTCTGCGCGCTGGAAAAATCGTCAGGTCGCGGAAAGAGGGCAAGAACGTCTATTATTCGCTCGACGATCGGCATGTCTCTATGCTGATGGACATCGGTCTGGAGCATGTTTCCGGGAATCCGGAATGA
- the uvrA gene encoding excinuclease ABC subunit UvrA: MSEYSHISIRGARVHNLKNISLDIPRNRFVVVTGISGSGKSSLAFDTIYAEGQRRFMETLSTYARQYIGNIERPDVDFIEGLSPVISIDQKSTSRSPRSTVGTITEIHDFIRLLYAKAGRRYDPSTGEMLRKQSEDSIVDAILSLPEGTKVQLLSPLVTGRKGHYRELFERLLQKGFLRVRVDGEFREMEKGMQLERYRNHTIELVIDRLVIKPGIRERLKQAVSLATGMSEHKSAVICAPYESGPGEQFYSTKYAYSDGSVPIDTLAPNNFSFNSPYGACPECNGLGEIQQLSADLMIPDRNLSLKQGAIEPFGKPGKRNLWHIIRAIAKKYRFTLETPLKDIPSEALDMLLRGSGKTAIDVTYNYAGKEHIYPQQFSGAVAYVEELLKNSAAPKVREWAESFMLRMPCPECGGARLRRESLQVKIAGRNIHEVECLPLQEALDFFLGLPPGLTERELLVATPILHEITKRIEFLLNVGLGYLTLGRGAQTLSGGEAQRIRLASQLGSQLSGVLYVLDEPSIGLHQRDNHKLITSLLNLRDIGNTVLVVEHDKDTMLMADEIVDLGPGAGEHGGEIVAQGTAAELGDGSVTASYLKGHRTVKAQKRPDTERKNEFMTLRGCRGNNLKNIDVRFPLGSLICVTGVSGSGKSTLINETLYPVLARHFYRSKLLTHPYDSIEGLKHIDKVVSVDQSPIGRTPRSNPATYTGAFTFVRDFFARLPEAQIRGYKPGRFSFNVRGGRCETCQGAGTRKIEMNFLPDVYVECETCKGKRYNRETLQVRYRGRSIADVLDMTVEEAAEFFADFPRIRRILSTMQSVGLGYIKLGQQSPLLSGGEAQRIKLSAELAKIQTGRTLYILDEPTTGLHFQDIQHLLDVLQKLVDKGNTVIVIEHNLDIVRNADWIVDLGPEGGKSGGELVVEGPPETVAATAASHTGRFLAEELDGARLRQG, translated from the coding sequence ATGTCAGAATACAGCCATATCAGCATACGGGGAGCACGGGTTCACAACCTGAAAAATATATCCCTCGACATCCCTCGTAACAGATTCGTGGTGGTGACGGGCATATCGGGTTCGGGAAAATCGAGTCTCGCGTTCGACACGATCTACGCCGAGGGACAGCGCCGCTTCATGGAAACGCTCTCCACCTATGCAAGACAGTACATCGGCAACATCGAACGGCCCGATGTCGATTTCATCGAAGGGCTTTCCCCGGTCATCTCCATCGACCAGAAAAGCACCAGCCGCTCTCCGCGTTCGACGGTCGGCACGATCACCGAAATACACGACTTCATCCGCCTGCTCTATGCAAAGGCGGGACGCCGCTACGATCCCTCGACGGGAGAGATGCTGCGGAAACAGTCGGAAGATTCCATCGTGGACGCAATCCTTTCCCTGCCTGAAGGAACGAAAGTACAACTGCTCTCCCCCCTGGTCACCGGAAGGAAGGGTCATTACCGCGAACTTTTCGAACGCCTCCTTCAGAAAGGGTTCCTGCGGGTACGGGTGGACGGTGAATTCCGGGAAATGGAAAAAGGCATGCAGCTCGAACGATACAGAAACCACACCATCGAGCTGGTAATAGACCGACTGGTCATCAAGCCCGGTATCCGTGAACGCCTCAAACAGGCCGTTTCGCTCGCCACGGGCATGTCGGAGCACAAATCCGCCGTTATCTGCGCCCCATACGAAAGCGGTCCCGGCGAACAGTTCTACAGCACGAAATATGCCTATTCAGATGGTTCGGTGCCGATCGACACCCTCGCGCCGAACAATTTCAGCTTCAACTCTCCTTACGGTGCGTGTCCCGAGTGCAACGGACTCGGAGAGATACAGCAGCTCTCGGCAGATCTGATGATCCCCGACAGAAACCTCTCCCTCAAACAGGGAGCGATAGAACCATTCGGCAAACCGGGCAAGCGGAACCTCTGGCATATCATCAGGGCGATCGCGAAAAAATACCGTTTCACGCTCGAAACACCGTTGAAGGACATTCCCTCCGAGGCGCTCGACATGTTGCTCAGGGGATCGGGAAAAACCGCGATCGACGTCACCTACAACTATGCTGGCAAGGAACATATCTATCCGCAGCAATTTTCCGGCGCGGTAGCCTATGTCGAGGAGCTCCTGAAAAACTCGGCCGCCCCGAAAGTGCGCGAGTGGGCGGAAAGCTTCATGCTGCGTATGCCCTGCCCCGAATGCGGCGGCGCGCGTCTGCGCAGGGAAAGCCTCCAGGTGAAGATCGCGGGACGCAACATCCACGAGGTCGAGTGCCTGCCCCTGCAGGAAGCCCTCGATTTCTTCCTCGGCCTGCCGCCCGGACTGACGGAAAGGGAATTGCTCGTCGCGACGCCGATCCTGCACGAAATCACGAAACGCATCGAGTTCCTGCTCAACGTAGGACTCGGTTACCTAACGCTCGGCAGAGGCGCGCAGACGCTTTCCGGAGGCGAAGCCCAGAGGATACGGCTTGCCTCCCAGCTCGGTTCGCAGCTCAGCGGCGTGCTCTACGTTCTCGACGAACCCAGTATCGGACTCCACCAGCGAGATAACCACAAGCTGATAACCTCGCTCCTGAATCTCAGGGATATCGGCAACACCGTGCTCGTGGTGGAACACGACAAGGATACCATGCTGATGGCCGACGAAATCGTCGACCTCGGTCCGGGAGCCGGCGAACACGGCGGTGAAATCGTCGCCCAGGGCACTGCGGCGGAACTCGGCGACGGCTCCGTCACGGCCTCATACCTCAAGGGGCACAGAACGGTCAAGGCTCAGAAACGCCCGGATACCGAACGAAAAAACGAGTTCATGACGCTCCGGGGATGCCGGGGCAACAACCTGAAAAACATCGACGTGCGTTTCCCGCTCGGAAGCCTGATCTGCGTCACCGGCGTCAGCGGCTCCGGAAAATCGACCCTGATCAACGAAACGCTCTATCCGGTGCTGGCGAGACATTTCTACCGTTCGAAACTCCTGACCCATCCCTACGATTCCATCGAAGGCCTGAAACACATCGACAAGGTCGTCAGCGTCGACCAGTCGCCGATCGGACGTACTCCTCGCTCCAACCCCGCGACATACACCGGCGCGTTCACCTTCGTCAGGGATTTCTTCGCGCGTCTTCCCGAAGCCCAGATCCGGGGATACAAACCCGGACGGTTCAGTTTCAATGTCAGAGGCGGGCGCTGCGAAACCTGCCAGGGAGCGGGCACGCGCAAGATCGAGATGAACTTCCTGCCTGACGTGTACGTTGAATGCGAAACCTGCAAGGGAAAACGTTACAACCGCGAAACACTCCAGGTCCGTTACCGGGGCAGATCCATTGCCGATGTGCTCGACATGACCGTGGAGGAAGCTGCCGAATTCTTCGCCGATTTCCCGAGAATCAGACGCATTCTTTCCACGATGCAGAGCGTCGGGCTCGGTTACATCAAACTCGGACAGCAGTCCCCGCTGCTGTCAGGAGGCGAGGCGCAACGAATAAAGCTCTCGGCCGAACTGGCGAAGATCCAGACCGGCAGAACGCTCTATATACTCGACGAACCGACGACGGGCCTGCACTTCCAGGATATCCAGCATCTGCTCGACGTGCTGCAGAAACTCGTCGACAAGGGGAACACGGTCATCGTCATCGAACACAACCTCGACATCGTCAGAAACGCCGACTGGATCGTCGATCTCGGTCCCGAAGGAGGAAAAAGTGGCGGTGAACTGGTCGTGGAAGGACCGCCGGAAACCGTCGCGGCAACCGCCGCATCCCACACGGGAAGGTTTCTCGCTGAAGAGCTGGATGGGGCGCGTTTGCGGCAGGGGTAA
- a CDS encoding alpha/beta hydrolase produces the protein MMSRTFHSGVPAVFLLLFLCGCASGAATALTDIPQPPVRLFYVADRNDSGSQDPGERYGGRRGVVSRGECVVSFPHDHRIGELERPILREDVSEHVVLSELDVLDRERFFRAVAEAVGRSPRKRLLVYVHGYNMTFEKAALRMAQVTSDLGFTGCPVLFSWPSLGKVGGYTVDETNVKWSEPHLAELLGDLSGASGARHIFLIAHSMGNRLLVNAFLRLLGERPEYKALFRGVFLTAPDIDAELFRRDIAGRLAESGARITLYASGDDRALRLSNRIHGNPRAGYVDGIPLVVPGIETIDATGVDTGMTGHSYYNDSRPVLSDMYYILNEDLGAESRFSLEAVETGDGCYWRFKE, from the coding sequence ATGATGTCACGTACATTCCATAGCGGCGTTCCAGCGGTTTTTCTGCTGCTGTTTCTTTGCGGTTGCGCTTCGGGCGCCGCAACCGCCCTGACGGATATTCCGCAACCTCCGGTACGGCTGTTCTACGTGGCCGACCGCAACGACAGCGGCTCTCAGGATCCGGGAGAACGCTATGGCGGCAGGCGCGGCGTGGTGTCCCGAGGGGAGTGCGTCGTTTCGTTTCCCCATGACCACAGGATCGGCGAACTTGAAAGACCGATCCTCAGGGAGGACGTTTCGGAGCATGTCGTGCTTTCGGAACTCGACGTCCTGGACAGGGAACGATTTTTCCGGGCTGTCGCGGAGGCCGTCGGCAGATCCCCTCGAAAACGCCTGCTGGTCTACGTGCATGGTTACAACATGACATTCGAGAAGGCGGCGCTCAGAATGGCGCAGGTCACGAGCGACCTCGGTTTCACCGGCTGCCCGGTGCTGTTTAGCTGGCCCTCCCTCGGAAAGGTCGGCGGTTACACGGTCGATGAAACCAACGTCAAATGGTCTGAACCCCACCTTGCGGAACTGCTTGGCGACCTTTCCGGAGCATCAGGCGCCCGGCATATTTTTCTGATCGCTCACAGCATGGGCAACAGGCTGCTGGTCAACGCATTCCTGCGGTTGCTCGGGGAACGTCCGGAATACAAGGCGTTGTTCAGGGGAGTGTTTCTGACCGCTCCTGATATCGACGCTGAACTGTTCCGGCGTGATATCGCCGGAAGACTCGCCGAATCCGGGGCCAGGATCACGCTCTACGCTTCCGGCGACGACAGGGCGCTGAGGCTTTCCAACAGGATACACGGCAACCCCAGGGCCGGATACGTCGACGGTATTCCCCTCGTCGTTCCGGGTATCGAAACGATCGACGCGACTGGTGTCGATACCGGCATGACCGGCCATTCCTACTATAACGATTCCCGTCCCGTTCTGTCTGACATGTATTACATCCTCAACGAGGATCTCGGGGCGGAGAGCCGCTTTTCGCTCGAAGCCGTCGAAACCGGGGACGGTTGCTACTGGAGATTCAAGGAATGA
- a CDS encoding HAD family hydrolase, translating to MIMKAILWDNDGLLLDSEALFFELTRSVFSGLGFELTTEYWGIEYLSRARRTRQLARELGMSPDLVEKAVEMRDRRFFDALQRPIPLRPAVRETLDALSGRFRHAVVTGSPREKVELMHRHSGLEGYFEQVVTCDDVEETKPHPEPYFAAMRKLGLGPGECLAVEDSERGLDSAHAAGVKCVVVPNSLTRMQRFEKAYAVEDDVSGILKHLA from the coding sequence ATGATCATGAAGGCTATTTTGTGGGACAACGACGGATTGCTGCTCGACAGCGAAGCCTTGTTTTTCGAGCTTACCAGGAGCGTGTTTTCCGGCCTGGGTTTCGAGCTGACGACGGAGTACTGGGGCATCGAGTACCTGAGCAGGGCCAGGCGCACCCGCCAGCTCGCCCGTGAACTCGGTATGTCGCCCGACCTTGTCGAAAAGGCCGTGGAAATGCGCGACCGCCGTTTTTTTGATGCCCTGCAGCGTCCCATACCGTTGCGGCCCGCGGTGCGTGAAACGCTCGACGCGCTTTCAGGGAGGTTCCGGCATGCCGTCGTGACAGGCAGCCCGAGAGAGAAGGTCGAGCTGATGCATCGTCATAGCGGTCTCGAAGGTTATTTCGAGCAAGTGGTGACCTGCGACGACGTCGAGGAGACGAAGCCGCATCCCGAGCCCTACTTCGCGGCCATGCGGAAGCTCGGCCTTGGACCGGGCGAATGCCTCGCCGTGGAGGACTCCGAGCGCGGCCTCGATTCGGCCCATGCCGCCGGCGTCAAATGCGTCGTCGTGCCGAATTCCCTGACAAGGATGCAGCGGTTCGAAAAGGCGTACGCCGTCGAGGACGACGTCTCCGGGATCTTGAAGCATCTGGCGTGA
- a CDS encoding DNA alkylation repair protein, producing the protein MSKVEDIQARLRSLGDQGIADRSMRFFRTGKGEYGEGDRFLGIRVPALRKQLREFAGVSLDDVGGLLFSPFHEERLFALLLLVVKFERGSGEERQAVYDFYIRNRNRVNNWDLVDSSAPHIAGAWLEGREKTPLYELARSASLWDRRIAIVATFHFIRRNRFDDTLNIAGLLKHDREDLIHKAVGWMLREVGKRDARAEKEFLRLHAVGMPRTMLRYAIERFPEPERRQYLKNKAVS; encoded by the coding sequence ATGTCAAAGGTTGAAGACATACAGGCGCGGCTGAGGTCTCTCGGTGATCAGGGGATCGCCGACCGGTCAATGCGGTTTTTCAGGACCGGTAAAGGGGAGTATGGCGAAGGCGACCGGTTTCTCGGTATACGGGTTCCTGCCCTCAGGAAGCAACTGAGGGAGTTCGCGGGGGTTTCGCTCGACGATGTGGGTGGTCTTCTTTTCTCGCCTTTCCATGAAGAGCGCCTGTTCGCCCTGCTGCTGCTAGTCGTGAAATTTGAAAGAGGGAGCGGGGAGGAGCGCCAGGCTGTCTATGACTTCTACATCCGGAACCGTAACCGGGTCAATAACTGGGATCTCGTCGACAGTTCGGCGCCCCATATCGCCGGAGCCTGGCTTGAAGGGCGGGAAAAGACGCCGCTCTACGAGCTTGCGCGCTCGGCAAGTCTCTGGGACCGGCGGATCGCCATCGTCGCGACCTTTCATTTTATCCGGCGCAATCGTTTCGACGACACCCTGAACATCGCCGGGTTGCTCAAACACGACCGTGAAGACCTGATACACAAGGCGGTGGGATGGATGCTCAGGGAAGTGGGGAAGCGGGACGCGCGAGCGGAAAAGGAGTTCCTGCGCCTGCATGCCGTCGGCATGCCGCGCACGATGCTCCGTTACGCTATCGAACGGTTTCCGGAGCCTGAACGCAGGCAGTATCTGAAAAACAAGGCAGTATCATGA